A single Chryseobacterium sp. DNA region contains:
- a CDS encoding ACP phosphodiesterase, with product MNYLAHSFLSFTDGQVVGQFLEDFIRNKDRFSFPKDIQDGITLHRAVDTFTDSHPAIHEAKKVFSPLVRLYAGAFVDVAMDYFVAHDLSLHSLAEWKAHSLRVYRILNEHEKWLPGNFKKMLVKMEQDDWLYNYREDWGIKFSIQNVLNKAKYLDKDIPVFEAFLKNKSFLQQCYDDFFPDLMAHARGINTLLQMEG from the coding sequence ATGAATTACCTGGCCCATTCTTTTCTAAGTTTTACTGACGGACAAGTCGTTGGTCAATTTCTTGAAGATTTTATACGGAATAAAGACCGTTTTTCATTTCCTAAAGATATTCAGGATGGGATTACGCTGCACAGGGCTGTTGATACCTTTACAGATTCCCACCCTGCTATTCATGAAGCCAAAAAAGTATTTTCTCCTTTGGTAAGGCTCTATGCCGGAGCTTTTGTAGACGTTGCTATGGATTATTTTGTAGCGCATGATCTTTCGCTGCACTCCTTAGCAGAATGGAAAGCCCATTCATTACGGGTCTACAGAATATTGAATGAGCACGAAAAGTGGCTTCCGGGGAATTTCAAGAAAATGCTGGTAAAAATGGAACAGGATGACTGGCTCTACAATTATCGTGAAGACTGGGGCATTAAATTCAGCATTCAAAATGTTCTTAATAAAGCGAAATATCTGGATAAAGACATTCCTGTTTTTGAAGCTTTTTTAAAAAATAAAAGCTTTCTTCAGCAATGCTATGATGATTTCTTTCCTGATCTGATGGCTCATGCCAGAGGAATCAATACCCTCCTTCAGATGGAAGGCTAA
- the yidC gene encoding membrane protein insertase YidC: MQQNNGIDKKQMISFAVLCLVLFGFMFYFQNKQVKEEQLKAQQQKTEQVKNPVKQTQANNINPNVTPNAIQTASLSNKELNIEFSSLGGQVSKVQLSEYKAYDHKTDQADLPLYLINKNNSNYGFQFKDKTGKVINTKDLVFAPAVNGNAVTLTANYNGAVIQFIYTLLPKYTLDFKVRTQGLSTITSDNKADFIWNYNVRNLEKGRAQEQSHSEFSYAFNNYKDYDYDGRTTMDEEKETLNWIGVKQQFFSSVIEAKNGFTQSKGNQETVEEGEYLKKFNYEGFVQMTGSELNQDFKWYFMPLDLPLLKSYDKNFDEILPLGWSFIGWMNRGFFMPMYNIIAEWGLTAGWVIFLMTIIVKLILSPIMYKQHKLSAMMKVIRPEIDEVNAKLKDADPMKKQQATMEVYRKAGVNQMAGCLPALVQIPIFYALFRFFPNFIDLRGKGFWFAKDLTAYDDLIKLPFKIPFLGDHLSIFALACTVVILIYTVMTSGNMQQPQQEGMPNMKVLMYIFPITFLFFLNTSASGLSWYYFVSNAINILIILVIKYVILDEKKIHAQIQANKEKPKSEGKFQKRMREMMEKAQEQQKVQEQQKNRKK; the protein is encoded by the coding sequence ATGCAACAAAACAACGGAATCGATAAGAAGCAAATGATTAGTTTCGCGGTTTTATGCCTGGTTCTCTTTGGCTTTATGTTCTACTTCCAGAACAAACAGGTGAAAGAAGAGCAGTTAAAAGCTCAGCAGCAGAAAACTGAACAGGTGAAAAATCCCGTAAAGCAAACTCAGGCAAACAATATCAATCCAAATGTAACTCCTAATGCCATTCAAACGGCGAGTCTGTCAAACAAAGAATTGAATATTGAATTTTCAAGTTTAGGAGGGCAGGTTTCCAAGGTACAGCTTTCAGAATATAAAGCATATGACCATAAAACAGATCAGGCTGATCTTCCGCTTTATCTGATCAACAAAAATAATTCAAACTACGGTTTCCAATTTAAAGATAAAACAGGAAAAGTAATCAATACCAAGGATTTAGTCTTTGCTCCTGCCGTAAATGGAAATGCGGTGACACTAACGGCTAATTACAATGGTGCTGTTATTCAGTTTATTTATACATTACTTCCAAAATATACCCTTGATTTTAAAGTAAGAACACAGGGACTTTCTACAATCACTTCAGATAATAAAGCCGATTTTATCTGGAATTATAATGTGAGAAACTTAGAAAAAGGGAGAGCTCAGGAACAGTCTCACTCAGAATTCTCTTATGCATTCAATAATTATAAGGATTATGATTATGATGGAAGAACCACAATGGATGAGGAAAAGGAAACCCTGAACTGGATCGGGGTAAAGCAGCAGTTCTTTTCTTCAGTGATTGAAGCTAAAAATGGTTTTACCCAAAGTAAAGGGAATCAGGAGACGGTGGAAGAAGGGGAATATCTGAAAAAATTCAACTATGAAGGTTTTGTTCAGATGACCGGAAGTGAATTGAACCAGGACTTCAAATGGTATTTTATGCCATTGGATTTACCGTTATTGAAATCATATGATAAAAACTTTGATGAGATTTTACCTTTAGGGTGGTCTTTTATCGGATGGATGAACCGTGGGTTCTTTATGCCGATGTATAATATTATTGCAGAATGGGGATTAACTGCAGGCTGGGTAATCTTCCTGATGACCATCATTGTAAAATTGATCCTGTCACCCATTATGTACAAGCAGCATAAATTGAGTGCAATGATGAAAGTGATCCGTCCGGAAATTGATGAGGTAAATGCGAAGCTGAAAGATGCCGATCCTATGAAAAAGCAGCAGGCTACCATGGAAGTGTACAGGAAAGCTGGTGTAAATCAGATGGCAGGATGTTTACCGGCACTGGTTCAGATCCCGATTTTCTACGCCTTATTCCGTTTCTTCCCGAACTTTATTGATTTGAGGGGGAAAGGATTCTGGTTTGCCAAAGACCTGACAGCATATGATGATTTGATCAAGTTGCCATTTAAAATTCCTTTCTTAGGAGATCATTTAAGTATTTTTGCATTGGCATGTACCGTTGTTATCCTGATTTATACAGTAATGACTTCAGGAAATATGCAGCAGCCTCAACAGGAAGGAATGCCCAACATGAAAGTATTAATGTATATTTTCCCAATTACATTCCTATTCTTCCTGAATACTTCTGCATCCGGTCTTTCATGGTATTATTTTGTCTCCAATGCGATCAATATTTTGATTATTCTTGTCATTAAATATGTGATCCTGGAT
- a CDS encoding DUF6702 family protein produces the protein MPGKFLYVFFLSLTVIFQSFARAEEVHPYHVGSVEINYNSKSKTFEVTGRFFLDDLENGLSKKYGSPFHFNDHQYKAKLNEALQKYCQEYFKLKADNQFLKINYVGYEEDHESVNVFLESEALGSPKKVEAAVSFLYNLFDDQMNIVHIIVDGQRKSEKLSYPNRYLYKQF, from the coding sequence ATGCCGGGTAAATTTTTATATGTTTTTTTTCTGTCGCTAACCGTGATCTTTCAGAGTTTTGCGAGAGCAGAAGAGGTACATCCTTATCATGTAGGATCTGTGGAAATCAATTATAACTCAAAATCAAAGACGTTTGAAGTGACCGGAAGGTTTTTCCTGGATGATCTGGAAAATGGATTAAGTAAAAAATATGGATCTCCTTTTCATTTTAACGATCATCAATATAAAGCGAAACTCAACGAAGCGTTGCAGAAATACTGTCAGGAATATTTTAAACTGAAAGCCGACAATCAATTTTTAAAAATAAACTATGTGGGATATGAAGAAGATCATGAGTCGGTAAATGTTTTCCTGGAATCAGAAGCGCTGGGGAGCCCTAAAAAGGTAGAAGCTGCGGTAAGCTTTCTGTATAACCTTTTTGATGATCAGATGAATATTGTTCATATTATAGTGGATGGACAAAGGAAAAGTGAAAAGCTTTCCTATCCCAACCGGTACTTATACAAACAGTTTTAA
- a CDS encoding M1 family metallopeptidase: MKLKVVILSLSVFAYTGFTAQNIQNNPGSNHGNKFEQLGTILPTPNIYRTASGAPGHGYWQNRADYNITAYLDEDKRNLKGSETVTYYNNSPDELDYIWLQLDENEQSTVKNAGYDTSSVLRPSTNEHELKVTELPVKDNGYGVNLEKVTDASGNPLPYTVNKTMMRIDLPKALKKGEKLTFKVEWNYNIPNRIKMGGRGGYENFPEDGNDLYTMTQWYPRMCVYSDFQGWQNHQFTGRGEFALVFGDFKVSMNVPADHVVGGTGECKNYDQVLTADQLSRYRKAENAAEPIEIVTLDEAKKAEKNHSKQRKTWIFEANNVRDFAWTSSRKFVWDGMRVTIPENNNKVMAMSFYPKEAYGLYRKFSTRAVAHTIKTYSEFTIPYPYPVAQSVEAANGMEYPMICFNFGRTEKDGTYSEGTKNGMIGVIIHEVGHNFFPMIINSDERQWAWMDEGLNTFTEYLTEEKWDNKFPSKRGPAWTIVDYMKLPKDQLEPIMSNSENIIQYGPNAYSKPATGLNILRETIMGRELFDKAYKTYAKRWAFKHPEPADFFRTMEDASGEDLDWFWRGWFYGTDPVDIAIDKVTVATPNLETSPKAAEEKKYQVDKPLVNSFEDISKIRNREDKKITFYADKDKEVQDFYYRYDRGQEKADPNKEYTVKTEATLPLDAKDKDRFKNITVYQIDFVNKGGLVMPIILEFTFEDGSKLYDKSSAQIWRLNEQKVSKTYYFEKKLKSIQLDPMRETADIDTSNNFWSNSAGTEISKFQLFKQKQEGGAVRGGSTGKVNPMQAAGKK, encoded by the coding sequence ATGAAACTAAAAGTTGTTATACTTTCACTTTCTGTATTTGCATATACAGGTTTCACCGCACAAAATATTCAGAATAATCCAGGCAGCAACCACGGAAATAAATTCGAGCAGCTTGGCACTATTCTTCCTACCCCCAACATTTACAGAACCGCTTCAGGAGCTCCGGGACACGGATACTGGCAGAACAGGGCGGATTACAACATTACCGCTTACCTGGACGAAGACAAAAGAAATCTGAAAGGGTCTGAGACGGTGACTTACTACAACAATTCTCCTGATGAGCTGGATTATATCTGGCTTCAGCTGGATGAAAACGAACAGTCAACTGTTAAAAATGCAGGCTATGACACCTCATCAGTCCTCCGTCCGTCAACCAATGAGCATGAGCTTAAGGTAACGGAACTTCCTGTAAAAGATAACGGATATGGAGTAAACCTTGAAAAAGTAACGGATGCTTCCGGCAATCCTTTACCTTATACGGTCAACAAAACCATGATGCGTATTGATCTTCCGAAGGCACTGAAAAAAGGTGAGAAGCTTACCTTCAAAGTAGAATGGAACTACAATATTCCCAACAGGATCAAAATGGGCGGCCGTGGAGGCTATGAAAATTTCCCTGAAGACGGAAATGACCTGTATACGATGACCCAATGGTATCCGAGAATGTGTGTCTATAGTGATTTCCAGGGCTGGCAGAATCATCAGTTCACAGGAAGAGGTGAATTTGCTTTGGTTTTCGGAGATTTTAAAGTTTCCATGAATGTACCTGCCGACCATGTTGTAGGAGGAACAGGGGAATGTAAAAACTATGATCAGGTGCTGACCGCTGATCAGTTATCAAGATACAGAAAAGCTGAAAATGCAGCCGAACCGATAGAAATCGTGACGCTGGATGAAGCTAAGAAAGCAGAGAAAAACCACTCTAAACAAAGAAAAACATGGATTTTTGAAGCCAATAATGTAAGAGATTTTGCATGGACTTCTTCCAGAAAGTTTGTGTGGGACGGAATGCGTGTCACAATTCCTGAAAACAATAATAAAGTAATGGCCATGAGTTTTTATCCTAAAGAAGCTTACGGTCTTTACAGAAAGTTTTCCACAAGAGCAGTAGCCCACACGATTAAAACCTATTCAGAATTTACCATCCCATATCCATACCCTGTTGCACAGTCTGTAGAAGCTGCCAACGGAATGGAATATCCTATGATCTGTTTCAATTTCGGAAGAACTGAAAAAGACGGAACGTATTCTGAAGGCACTAAAAACGGAATGATTGGAGTAATTATCCACGAAGTAGGACACAACTTCTTCCCTATGATCATCAATTCGGATGAAAGACAATGGGCCTGGATGGATGAAGGGCTGAATACATTTACCGAATATCTTACCGAAGAAAAATGGGACAATAAATTCCCGTCCAAAAGAGGACCGGCCTGGACGATCGTAGACTATATGAAACTTCCAAAGGATCAGCTGGAACCCATCATGAGTAATTCTGAAAACATCATTCAATACGGACCCAATGCCTATTCAAAACCGGCTACCGGATTAAATATTCTTCGTGAAACCATCATGGGAAGGGAACTTTTTGATAAAGCCTATAAAACCTATGCCAAAAGATGGGCATTCAAACATCCTGAACCTGCAGATTTCTTCCGTACCATGGAGGATGCGAGCGGTGAAGACCTCGACTGGTTCTGGAGAGGCTGGTTCTACGGAACAGATCCTGTAGATATTGCCATTGACAAGGTAACGGTGGCTACTCCTAACCTGGAAACATCTCCCAAGGCAGCGGAAGAAAAAAAATATCAGGTTGATAAGCCCTTAGTGAACAGCTTTGAAGATATTTCAAAGATCAGAAACAGGGAAGATAAGAAGATTACCTTCTATGCTGATAAAGATAAAGAGGTCCAGGATTTCTATTACAGATATGACAGGGGACAGGAAAAAGCAGATCCTAACAAAGAATATACTGTAAAGACCGAGGCTACTCTTCCATTGGACGCTAAGGACAAAGACAGGTTTAAAAATATAACTGTATACCAGATAGATTTTGTGAACAAAGGCGGACTGGTAATGCCTATTATTCTTGAATTTACCTTTGAAGACGGCTCAAAATTATATGACAAGTCATCTGCACAGATCTGGAGACTTAATGAACAGAAAGTTTCAAAGACCTATTATTTTGAAAAGAAACTGAAATCGATCCAGCTTGATCCGATGAGAGAAACGGCAGATATTGACACTTCAAATAATTTCTGGAGCAACAGTGCCGGCACTGAAATTTCAAAATTCCAACTGTTTAAACAGAAACAGGAAGGAGGAGCAGTGAGAGGAGGCTCCACCGGAAAGGTAAATCCGATGCAGGCAGCAGGAAAAAAATAA
- a CDS encoding YceI family protein: MKKIFLSFVFVLFSMASFAQNTWSVDPMHSSVNFTIKHMGINFVQGRFDKFRGTIMAKGASLENAKFDMAVDSESINTGVEMRDKHLKSDDFLAAGKFPAITLDGTSISKDKNGSYTLNGRLTIKEVKKEISVPVTFGGVTKNKEGKEIMGIQAKFTINRLDYDIKYDPTGTGIAKDVEIAAYFELVKQ, encoded by the coding sequence ATGAAAAAAATATTTTTATCCTTCGTCTTCGTATTATTCAGTATGGCAAGTTTTGCACAGAACACGTGGTCTGTAGATCCCATGCATTCTTCTGTGAACTTTACCATTAAACATATGGGAATCAATTTTGTACAGGGCCGATTCGATAAGTTTCGGGGAACCATAATGGCAAAAGGTGCCAGTTTAGAAAATGCGAAATTTGATATGGCGGTAGATTCAGAATCCATCAATACAGGAGTGGAAATGAGAGATAAGCATCTTAAAAGCGATGATTTCCTGGCTGCGGGTAAATTTCCTGCCATAACATTAGACGGAACCTCTATTTCAAAAGATAAAAATGGTTCTTATACGTTGAACGGGAGACTTACGATTAAAGAGGTGAAAAAAGAAATCAGTGTGCCGGTAACATTTGGCGGGGTGACAAAGAATAAAGAAGGAAAAGAGATAATGGGAATACAGGCAAAATTTACCATCAACCGTCTGGATTATGATATTAAATATGATCCAACAGGAACAGGTATCGCGAAGGATGTTGAAATCGCGGCCTACTTTGAATTGGTAAAACAATAA
- a CDS encoding LytTR family DNA-binding domain-containing protein: MANLTIVNVDDEYPALQLVRHYCDQIGDADLVASFQNPEKALEFLKENKVDLVIFDINMPGINGVELLQQLPYKPLCIFLTLESKYAVKAFELDVVHYLVKPVDFDTFKKAIQKAKDFLHFKNSAQNHQEDYIMFKSNYVMNKVLLKDILWIQGFGEYIVLITPLKKYMILERMSNFEEKFQNFRFIRIHKSYIVLSAHIKSYDSNNVYLIGGEQLPLGRTYKKLVKEYLS; the protein is encoded by the coding sequence ATGGCTAATTTGACGATAGTAAATGTAGATGATGAATATCCTGCATTGCAGCTTGTCAGGCATTATTGTGACCAGATCGGAGATGCTGATCTGGTGGCGTCATTTCAGAATCCGGAGAAAGCGCTGGAATTCCTGAAAGAAAATAAAGTGGATCTTGTTATTTTTGATATCAATATGCCCGGAATAAATGGCGTGGAACTTTTACAGCAGCTTCCGTACAAACCTCTTTGCATTTTTCTTACTTTAGAATCAAAATATGCCGTAAAAGCATTTGAACTTGATGTTGTGCATTACCTTGTAAAACCTGTAGATTTCGATACTTTTAAGAAAGCGATCCAGAAAGCTAAGGATTTTCTGCACTTTAAAAACTCAGCCCAGAATCATCAGGAGGACTATATTATGTTTAAATCTAATTATGTCATGAATAAAGTCTTGCTGAAGGATATTCTATGGATACAGGGGTTTGGGGAATATATCGTACTGATCACGCCGCTGAAAAAATATATGATTCTTGAAAGGATGTCTAATTTTGAGGAAAAGTTTCAGAATTTCAGGTTTATCAGGATTCATAAATCCTATATCGTATTATCGGCCCATATCAAGTCTTATGATTCAAACAATGTGTATCTGATAGGAGGCGAGCAGCTTCCATTAGGAAGAACCTATAAAAAACTGGTAAAAGAATATTTAAGTTAA
- a CDS encoding HupE/UreJ family protein yields MQDFLFYLNLGWEHIISLDALDHQLFVLALIAVYSYSDWKKILILVTAFTIGHSITLALSIMDVFRVPSDWVEFLIPLTIVLTSLDNIIMKNQKQTLMRANYYLALIFGLIHGMGFANTARVMIAKSQGLAVPLLGFNIGLELGQIVIVFAILITLFILLSIFKVNKKDWILFVSSGVFALSLKMTLERIPF; encoded by the coding sequence ATGCAGGATTTTTTATTCTATTTAAACCTTGGCTGGGAACACATTATTTCCCTGGATGCTTTAGATCATCAGTTATTTGTTCTGGCATTGATTGCTGTCTATTCTTACAGCGACTGGAAAAAAATTCTGATCCTTGTAACCGCCTTTACCATAGGACATTCTATAACATTAGCCTTAAGTATTATGGATGTCTTCAGAGTTCCAAGCGATTGGGTTGAGTTTTTAATTCCCCTGACCATTGTTTTAACTTCACTGGATAATATCATCATGAAAAATCAAAAACAGACCCTGATGCGGGCCAATTATTATCTTGCGCTTATTTTCGGGCTCATTCACGGGATGGGTTTTGCCAATACCGCCAGGGTAATGATCGCCAAAAGTCAAGGGCTTGCTGTTCCGCTTCTGGGATTCAATATCGGGCTGGAACTGGGACAGATCGTCATTGTTTTTGCCATTTTGATCACGCTGTTTATTTTACTCAGTATTTTCAAGGTCAATAAGAAAGACTGGATCTTATTTGTCTCTTCGGGAGTTTTTGCGTTATCCTTAAAAATGACTTTGGAAAGAATTCCTTTTTAA
- a CDS encoding S8/S53 family peptidase, with protein sequence MDIKKLLFAKVNISYGGTKFLRNATVAFLGLYSYGFYGQVQKLDSRFDILLRNKENLAKGITIKELERADMKLDQHLVVTSKGAKTMYSCIIYTKDPEKLKSDGFLVQSQLPAFSTALVSLEDIEKLTGLPYVTSVMAPAFDELHNDVSRAQSGASLLQDGAFNNTAYNGTGVLVGVYDTGIDWKHPDFRKASDQTKSRIVSIWDQTLTAQGSEAPPAGFSTGVEYTRAQIEDELDGTPTGFVRENDTNGHGTHVAGTAAGNGSAFADKRHKGFSSDADIVFVKGGNGSFPTTNTINALTYFQNVATALNKPIVVNMSIGGQASAHDGTSSHEVAINTFTTAAPGRVVVISAGNDYGANLHRAVNIEPGAAQSYTFTVGSNTSAASIFGFLMYANDNTEVTAKLTAPDGQQYTQNVSTNTAHSILGGGFTATMYNYWGSDNNKRYVQLVVSRVSGSTANCQGTYTLEITNNGTQQINTHGWLYTQGVATTLQNGDNEYIVGSPGNASNAITVASYLGRGSWYSSVGGYLTTTPQELISSFSAQGPRVDGFQKPDIAASGQNVISARSGNSAPGTTDIIAGTDYYVKNQGTSMSSPGVAGAVGLLLQANPALTAAQVKSRLTTNARKDGATGNTIPNARWGYGKLDIYKAVTSELGCVPSNFEIVTYDEPFVVVNTESNSANSNFDNTALAVRYTPTLTGKLGGFSFATGSGTLPGDLAVDIQIRKVNANGDPGDIIAAKTISSWLNNTQRFTWNYVDLSSLNIQMVTGKDFYIVINGLAGRIAIKNESIAVSGRSKTSTDGTTWTARTFDLKMRATIYENVAEVKNLATANQTKSNAVTAGYNYFTNACQLIARLEKEPASTVTGNVTSKVWVDNAQPNYVSRRFEINPATDAATATGKVTLYFKQADFDAYNATNSTKLPTSPTDVANKANFIIEKYSGTSAGNTGTVASFGSAATIITPNIADIVWNDTYQYWEVSFQASGFGGYFVRTNSALGTADITLNAEVNITPNPAKDVVNVILGKYSKGTVTIHDASGKLIKTATVNTNSNKIDVSAFVKGVYMFTVILNDHTTITKKVIKD encoded by the coding sequence ATGGATATTAAAAAATTACTCTTTGCAAAAGTAAACATTTCGTATGGAGGGACGAAGTTTCTTAGAAATGCTACAGTTGCTTTTTTGGGATTGTACTCGTACGGTTTTTATGGGCAGGTACAAAAATTAGATTCCCGTTTTGATATTTTGTTAAGGAATAAAGAAAACCTGGCAAAAGGAATTACGATCAAAGAATTGGAACGTGCCGATATGAAACTGGATCAGCATTTGGTGGTGACTTCTAAAGGGGCCAAAACCATGTATTCCTGTATTATCTATACTAAAGATCCCGAAAAACTGAAATCTGACGGATTTTTAGTACAGAGCCAGCTTCCTGCTTTTTCTACTGCATTGGTTAGCCTTGAAGACATTGAAAAGCTGACGGGACTTCCTTATGTAACTTCTGTAATGGCGCCTGCATTTGATGAGCTTCATAATGATGTGAGCAGAGCACAGTCTGGGGCCAGTCTTTTACAGGATGGTGCTTTCAATAATACAGCTTATAACGGAACAGGAGTTTTGGTAGGGGTTTATGATACCGGAATAGACTGGAAACATCCTGATTTTAGAAAAGCCAGTGACCAGACCAAAAGTAGAATTGTTTCTATTTGGGACCAAACTTTAACAGCACAGGGGAGTGAAGCACCTCCTGCAGGGTTTTCCACAGGAGTGGAGTATACAAGAGCCCAGATTGAAGATGAACTGGATGGAACACCTACAGGTTTTGTCCGGGAAAATGATACCAATGGACACGGTACGCATGTGGCGGGTACTGCGGCAGGAAACGGTTCTGCCTTCGCTGACAAACGGCATAAAGGATTCTCCTCGGATGCAGATATAGTTTTTGTAAAAGGAGGAAACGGTTCTTTCCCTACCACCAATACAATTAATGCGTTAACATATTTCCAAAATGTGGCTACCGCATTAAATAAACCTATTGTGGTAAACATGAGTATCGGAGGGCAGGCAAGTGCCCATGACGGAACGTCTTCTCATGAAGTGGCCATTAATACCTTTACAACAGCAGCTCCTGGAAGAGTTGTAGTCATCTCCGCAGGAAATGATTACGGGGCGAATCTTCATAGAGCGGTTAATATAGAGCCGGGTGCGGCACAGTCCTATACCTTTACCGTAGGAAGTAACACTTCTGCCGCTTCTATATTCGGGTTTCTGATGTATGCCAATGACAATACCGAAGTTACAGCAAAGCTGACAGCTCCGGATGGCCAGCAGTATACCCAGAATGTAAGTACTAATACGGCTCACAGTATATTAGGCGGCGGCTTTACAGCTACAATGTATAATTATTGGGGATCCGATAACAATAAACGTTATGTTCAATTAGTCGTTAGCAGAGTTTCCGGATCGACAGCAAACTGTCAGGGAACTTATACGCTGGAAATTACAAACAACGGAACACAGCAGATCAATACGCATGGCTGGCTGTATACCCAGGGTGTGGCTACTACTTTACAAAACGGAGATAATGAATATATTGTAGGGTCTCCTGGAAATGCATCTAATGCCATTACAGTGGCTTCTTATCTGGGAAGAGGAAGCTGGTATTCCTCTGTAGGAGGTTATCTGACGACCACCCCGCAGGAATTAATTTCTTCATTTAGTGCGCAGGGACCAAGGGTAGATGGGTTTCAGAAACCGGATATTGCAGCCTCAGGACAAAATGTGATTTCTGCAAGATCCGGTAATTCCGCTCCCGGAACTACTGATATCATTGCTGGAACGGATTATTATGTAAAAAATCAGGGAACAAGTATGTCTTCACCGGGGGTGGCCGGAGCGGTAGGCCTGTTGCTTCAGGCTAATCCGGCACTGACTGCAGCTCAGGTGAAATCCCGTCTTACTACTAATGCCAGAAAAGACGGTGCTACGGGAAATACTATTCCAAATGCAAGATGGGGATATGGAAAATTAGATATTTATAAAGCCGTTACTTCTGAGTTGGGGTGTGTACCTTCTAATTTTGAAATAGTAACGTATGATGAACCTTTTGTTGTTGTCAATACAGAAAGTAACAGTGCCAACAGTAATTTTGATAATACGGCATTGGCCGTTCGGTACACCCCTACATTGACAGGGAAATTAGGCGGATTCTCATTTGCAACGGGATCCGGTACACTTCCCGGGGACCTGGCAGTGGATATCCAGATAAGAAAAGTAAATGCAAACGGAGATCCCGGTGATATTATTGCTGCGAAAACCATTTCATCATGGCTGAATAATACCCAGAGATTTACCTGGAATTATGTGGATCTGTCCAGCTTAAATATTCAGATGGTCACAGGAAAGGACTTTTATATCGTGATCAACGGCCTTGCCGGAAGAATTGCGATAAAAAATGAATCTATTGCAGTAAGCGGTCGAAGTAAAACTTCAACGGACGGCACAACCTGGACAGCAAGAACTTTCGATCTTAAAATGAGAGCGACTATTTATGAAAATGTAGCGGAGGTGAAGAATCTGGCAACAGCCAATCAAACTAAATCCAATGCAGTGACAGCAGGATACAATTATTTTACAAATGCATGTCAGCTGATCGCAAGACTTGAAAAAGAACCCGCAAGTACAGTTACAGGAAACGTAACTTCAAAAGTATGGGTAGATAACGCACAGCCAAACTATGTTTCAAGAAGATTTGAAATCAATCCGGCAACCGATGCTGCCACCGCAACAGGGAAGGTGACCTTATATTTTAAGCAGGCAGATTTTGATGCCTATAACGCAACCAACAGTACAAAATTGCCGACTTCCCCTACGGATGTTGCTAATAAGGCCAACTTTATTATTGAAAAATATTCAGGAACAAGTGCTGGAAATACGGGTACTGTAGCTTCTTTTGGAAGTGCAGCAACGATTATCACTCCGAATATTGCTGATATCGTATGGAATGACACTTACCAATATTGGGAAGTAAGCTTCCAGGCCTCCGGTTTTGGCGGATATTTTGTCAGAACAAATTCAGCATTGGGAACAGCTGATATTACACTTAATGCTGAAGTTAATATCACGCCAAACCCTGCTAAGGATGTTGTAAATGTTATATTAGGAAAATATTCTAAAGGAACGGTGACTATTCATGATGCATCAGGAAAACTGATTAAGACCGCCACTGTTAATACAAACTCAAACAAAATTGATGTCTCGGCATTCGTGAAAGGAGTTTATATGTTTACTGTTATATTGAATGACCATACAACGATTACTAAGAAAGTTATTAAAGACTAA